One Spea bombifrons isolate aSpeBom1 chromosome 1, aSpeBom1.2.pri, whole genome shotgun sequence DNA window includes the following coding sequences:
- the SLC9B2 gene encoding sodium/hydrogen exchanger 9B2 isoform X2 gives MKLENLCACPPYGLLSRIVTHAIMGVLVFGVVWSITGPECLPGGNLFGIISLFSCAIFGGKLVGLIKIPTLPPLPPLLGMLIAGFLIRNIPWVTEQVKIDYKWSASLRNIALAIILARAGLGLDPMALKKLKAVCLRLSLGPCAIETCSAAVLSHFLMGLPLTWGFMLGFVLGAVSPAVVVPSMLILQKEGFGVEKGIPTLLMAAGSFDDILAITGFNTCLAMAFSTGSTINSIVRGVLEVVVGIAAGLAFGFFLRYFPSKDQKYVNWKRSYLLLALSIFAVFSSLAFGFPGSGGLCTLVTSFLAGIAWSTEKEAVERIVAVGWYIFQPLLFGLIGSEISVASLNPQTVGLCVATLAVALVIRILSTYVMVSCAGFNFKEKIFISLAWIPKATVQAAIGSVALDTARGKQNVQYEGYGMDVLTVAFLSILITAPIGAVIIGLTGPKMLQKANESSREEAAREGESGIV, from the exons ATGAAACTGGAGAACCTATGTGCCTGTCCTCCCTATGGACTCCTCTCTCGGATTGTCACACATG CCATCATGGGGGTTCTAGTTTTTGGCGTTGTCTGGTCTATAACTGGTCCAGAGTGTCTTCCTGGTGGAAACCTGTTTGGAATAATTTCCCTGTTTTCCTGTGCGATCTTCGGAGGCAAACTTGTAGGTCTCATTAAGATACCGACTCTACCTCCATTGCCTCCACTCCTTG GCATGCTGATTGCTGGCTTTTTGATAAGAAATATCCCTTGGGTCACCGAACAAGTTAAGATTGATTATAAGTGGTCTGCTTCTTTAAGGAATATTGCTTTAGCCATCATCTTGGCACGGGCTGGGCTTGGCCTGGATCCTATG GCTTTGAAGAAGCTGAAGGCTGTGTGTCTGCGCCTGTCCCTTGGACCATGTGCTATAGAGACTTGTTCTGCTGCTGTTCTCTCTCACTTCCTCATGGGCCTCCCCTTGACTTGGGGATTTATGTtggg TTTTGTCTTAGGTGCCGTATCTCCTGCTGTTGTGGTCCCTTCTATGCTAATCTTGCAGAAAGAAGGATTTGGGGTAGAGAAGGGTATCCCTACATTACTAATGGCTGCTGGAAGTTTCGATGATATCTTGGCAATAACAGGATTCAATACATGTCTAGCAATGGCTTTTTCAACAG gcTCCACCATTAACAGTATTGTCAGGGGAGTGTTGGAAGTGGTGGTTGGTATTGCAGCTGGGCTTGCTTTTGGATTTTTTCTTCGTTATTTCCCAAGCAAAGATCAG AAATATGTGAATTGGAAGAGATCCTACCTGCTTTTAGCCCTGTCTATATTTGCAGTTTTCAGCAGTCTGGCCTTTGGCTTCCCAGGGTCAGGAGGCCTGTGCACATTGGTTACCTCGTTTCTCGCGGGCATCGCATGGTCTACTGAGAAG GAAGCTGTTGAACGTATAGTTGCAGTCGGCTGGTATATCTTTCAGCCTCTACTATTTGGTTTGATTGGCTCTGAAATATCTGTTGCATCTCTAAACCCGCAGACAGTTG ggCTCTGTGTTGCTACGCTTGCAGTTGCCTTAGTAATTCGAATATTGTCTACGTACGTGATGGTGTCCTGCGCTGGATTTAatttcaaggaaaaaatatttatctctcTGGCTTGGATCCCTAAAGCTACTGTCCAG gCTGCTATAGGATCTGTGGCCCTGGACACAGCACGGGgcaaacaaaatgtacaatatGAAGGCTATGGGATGGACGTGCTCACCGTAGCATTTCTCTCGATTCTAATCACTGCTCCGATAGGCGCAGTTATAATTGGCCTTACAGGACCCAAGATGCTCCAGAAAGCTAATGAGAGCAGCAGAGAAGAGGCAGCCAGAGAAGGAGAATCTGGCATAGTGTGA
- the SLC9B2 gene encoding sodium/hydrogen exchanger 9B2 isoform X1, with translation METKEIGNGKDDLGQDKDNISESQQSDHMQADGDVSGHILKEGPLAAPKVQDGSFPTEESALLSNGPQPTEASTSPTTCMKLENLCACPPYGLLSRIVTHAIMGVLVFGVVWSITGPECLPGGNLFGIISLFSCAIFGGKLVGLIKIPTLPPLPPLLGMLIAGFLIRNIPWVTEQVKIDYKWSASLRNIALAIILARAGLGLDPMALKKLKAVCLRLSLGPCAIETCSAAVLSHFLMGLPLTWGFMLGFVLGAVSPAVVVPSMLILQKEGFGVEKGIPTLLMAAGSFDDILAITGFNTCLAMAFSTGSTINSIVRGVLEVVVGIAAGLAFGFFLRYFPSKDQKYVNWKRSYLLLALSIFAVFSSLAFGFPGSGGLCTLVTSFLAGIAWSTEKEAVERIVAVGWYIFQPLLFGLIGSEISVASLNPQTVGLCVATLAVALVIRILSTYVMVSCAGFNFKEKIFISLAWIPKATVQAAIGSVALDTARGKQNVQYEGYGMDVLTVAFLSILITAPIGAVIIGLTGPKMLQKANESSREEAAREGESGIV, from the exons ATGGAGACCAAAGAAATAGGTAATGGAAAAGATGATTTAGGGCAGGACAAAGACAATATCTCTGAAAGCCAGCAGTCTGATCATATGCAGGCTGATGGAGATGTCTCGGGACACATTCTTAAG GAGGGTCCTTTAGCAGCTCCCAAAGTGCAAGACGGAAGCTTCCCCACAGAGGAAAGTGCACTGTTAAGCAATGGACCACAGCCGACAGAGGCTAGTACCTCACCGACTACTTGCATGAAACTGGAGAACCTATGTGCCTGTCCTCCCTATGGACTCCTCTCTCGGATTGTCACACATG CCATCATGGGGGTTCTAGTTTTTGGCGTTGTCTGGTCTATAACTGGTCCAGAGTGTCTTCCTGGTGGAAACCTGTTTGGAATAATTTCCCTGTTTTCCTGTGCGATCTTCGGAGGCAAACTTGTAGGTCTCATTAAGATACCGACTCTACCTCCATTGCCTCCACTCCTTG GCATGCTGATTGCTGGCTTTTTGATAAGAAATATCCCTTGGGTCACCGAACAAGTTAAGATTGATTATAAGTGGTCTGCTTCTTTAAGGAATATTGCTTTAGCCATCATCTTGGCACGGGCTGGGCTTGGCCTGGATCCTATG GCTTTGAAGAAGCTGAAGGCTGTGTGTCTGCGCCTGTCCCTTGGACCATGTGCTATAGAGACTTGTTCTGCTGCTGTTCTCTCTCACTTCCTCATGGGCCTCCCCTTGACTTGGGGATTTATGTtggg TTTTGTCTTAGGTGCCGTATCTCCTGCTGTTGTGGTCCCTTCTATGCTAATCTTGCAGAAAGAAGGATTTGGGGTAGAGAAGGGTATCCCTACATTACTAATGGCTGCTGGAAGTTTCGATGATATCTTGGCAATAACAGGATTCAATACATGTCTAGCAATGGCTTTTTCAACAG gcTCCACCATTAACAGTATTGTCAGGGGAGTGTTGGAAGTGGTGGTTGGTATTGCAGCTGGGCTTGCTTTTGGATTTTTTCTTCGTTATTTCCCAAGCAAAGATCAG AAATATGTGAATTGGAAGAGATCCTACCTGCTTTTAGCCCTGTCTATATTTGCAGTTTTCAGCAGTCTGGCCTTTGGCTTCCCAGGGTCAGGAGGCCTGTGCACATTGGTTACCTCGTTTCTCGCGGGCATCGCATGGTCTACTGAGAAG GAAGCTGTTGAACGTATAGTTGCAGTCGGCTGGTATATCTTTCAGCCTCTACTATTTGGTTTGATTGGCTCTGAAATATCTGTTGCATCTCTAAACCCGCAGACAGTTG ggCTCTGTGTTGCTACGCTTGCAGTTGCCTTAGTAATTCGAATATTGTCTACGTACGTGATGGTGTCCTGCGCTGGATTTAatttcaaggaaaaaatatttatctctcTGGCTTGGATCCCTAAAGCTACTGTCCAG gCTGCTATAGGATCTGTGGCCCTGGACACAGCACGGGgcaaacaaaatgtacaatatGAAGGCTATGGGATGGACGTGCTCACCGTAGCATTTCTCTCGATTCTAATCACTGCTCCGATAGGCGCAGTTATAATTGGCCTTACAGGACCCAAGATGCTCCAGAAAGCTAATGAGAGCAGCAGAGAAGAGGCAGCCAGAGAAGGAGAATCTGGCATAGTGTGA